A single window of Drosophila suzukii chromosome 3, CBGP_Dsuzu_IsoJpt1.0, whole genome shotgun sequence DNA harbors:
- the Fbxl7 gene encoding F-box/LRR-repeat protein 7, translated as MSHKTSSRRSSDLECPLASLGRNSNAVRDHYHHPHPLSSSPLDPQAYKMMSRKSPNPGMDVGETPSDQAAASSTVLHMVQQKAATFELRGRHSRPEQASTYGAHSTASVGRHAKKSPELPAPASRNPVAPVPQPRNFLTLEHVLQFGAQRPSWMHGNSADTEDSSDNNAGGGGTGSGGGSGGGAAGGGRRRNQGGRCSVPTVLSSNGASSNGGQYLLDKKMESLYLGNALRALPLGAEASQYQNERYYLEDYSSGSGNERLPERLHHPRTSSPSETSGSDRYLLNRSSNSNHLHSKGQSLSDGLCNLGRFSPSLDQGYATLVSPSPTGHHSSGGAGNVTNTTTASGAGIMASSTPTTTPRRGVSSNGVGGGGVGGGGAGPGTAIGPPPWNRKGPFRCGPLFDRLPDEAVVRIFSWLDSCELCNVARVCRRFEHLAWRPILWKVISLRGEHLNGDKTLKMIFRQLCGQSCNGACPEVERVMLADGCRISDKGLQLLTRRCPELTHLQLQTCVGVSNQALVEALTKCSNLQHLDVTGCSQVSSISPNPHVEPPRRLLLQYLDLTDCMAIDDMGLKIVVKNCPQLVYLYLRRCIQITDAGLKFVPSFCVSLKELSVSDCLNITDFGLYELAKLGAALRYLSVAKCERVSDAGLKVIARRCYKLRYLNARGCEAVSDDSITVLARSCPRLRALDIGKCDVSDAGLRALAESCPNLKKLSLRSCDMITDRGVQCIAYYCRGLQQLNIQDCPVSIEGYRAVKKYCKRCIIEHTNPGFC; from the exons ATGTCTCATAAGACGAGCAGCCGTCGCAGCAGCGACCTGGAGTGTCCACTAGCCTCCTTGGGCCGCAACAGCAATGCGGTGCGCGACCACTACCACCATCCGCATCCGCTGAGCTCCAGTCCACTGGATCCGCAGGCCTACAAGATGATGTCCCGCAAGTCACCCAATCCCGGCATGGATGTGGGCGAAACCCCGAGCGACCAGGCGGCGGCATCTTCGACGGTGCTCCACATGGTGCAACAGAAGGCGGCGACCTTCGAGCTCAGAGGTCGCCACTCGCGACCGGAACAGGCCAGCACCTATGGAGCCCATTCGACGGCTTCTGTGGGCAGGCATGCGAAGAAATCACCCGAACTGCCAGCTCCAGCCTCCAGAAACCCAGTGGCTCCTGTGCCCCAGCCCAGGAACTTCCTCACCCTGGAGCACGTCCTGCAATTCGGTGCCCAGCGACCCAGTTGGATGCACGGCAACAGTGCGGACACCGAGGATTCCAGTGACAACAATGCGGGTGGCGGAGGAACAGGAAGTGGAGGAGGCAGTGGAGGTGGAGCAGCAGGAGGAGGAAGAAGACGAAATCAAGGTGGCCGATGCAGTGTACCCACTGTTCTGAGCAGCAATGGCGCCAGCAGCAATGGAGGCCAATACCTGCTGGACAAGAAGATGGAGTCCCTGTATCTGGGCAACGCACTGCGAGCTCTGCCCTTGGGAGCTGAGGCGAGTCAGTACCAAAACGAGCGCTACTACCTGGAGGACTACAGCAGTGGCAGCGGGAATGAGCGCCTACCAG AACGCCTGCACCACCCGCGCACCTCCAGTCCCAGCGAGACGAGTGGCTCTGATCGCTACCTGCTCAACCGGAGCTCCAATTCCAACCACCTGCACTCCAAGGGACAAAGCCTCTCGGATGGCCTCTGCAATCTGGGACGCTTCTCGCCCAGCTTAGACCAGGGCTATGCCACGCTGGTCTCACCCTCGCCCACGGGTCATCATTCGAGTGGCGGGGCGGGAAATGTGACCAACACCACGACGGCCAGTGGAGCGGGGATAATGGCCAGCAGTACACCAACCACAACGCCGCGAAGAGGAGTCTCCAGCAATGGAGTGGGTGGAGGAGGAGTcggcggaggaggagcaggaccTGGCACAGCCATTGGACCGCCTCCGTGGAACCGCAAAGGTCCCTTCCGTTGCGGACCGCTCTTCGATCGCCTGCCCGACGAGGCCGTCGTCCGGATCTTCTCCTGGCTGGACAGCTGTGAGCTCTGCAACGTGGCGAGGGTCTGTCGGAGATTCGAGCACCTCGCCTGGCGGCCAATCCTGTGGAAGGTGATCTCGCTAAGGGGCGAGCACCTCAACGGCGACAAGACGCTTAAGATGATCTTCCGGCAGCTGTGTGGCCAAAGTTGCAATGGAGCTTGTCCGGAGGTGGAGCGTGTAATGCTCGCCGATGGCTGTCGCATCTCGGACAAGGGTCTCCAGCTCCTCACCCGACGCTGCCCGGAGTTGACACACCTACAGCTGCAGACCTGCGTAGGCGTCTCAAATCAGGCGCTGGTCGAGGCGCTGACCAAGTGCAGCAACCTGCAGCATCTGGATGTGACAG GCTGCAGCCAGGTGAGCAGCATCAGTCCGAATCCCCATGTGGAGCCACCGCGTCGCCTCCTGCTGCAGTATCTGGACCTCACGGACTGCATGGCCATCGATGACATGGGCCTGAAGATCGTGGTCAAGAACTGTCCCCAGCTggtgtatctgtatctgcggCGCTGCATACAAATTACAG ATGCGGGTCTGAAGTTTGTGCCCAGTTTTTGTGTGTCGCTGAAAGAGCTGAGTGTGTCCGACTGTCTGAACATCACCGACTTTGGCCTATACGAGCTGGCCAAGTTGGGAGCTGCGCTTCGTTACCTTTCGGTGGCCAAGTGCGAACGCGTCTCAGATGCTGGGTTGAAGGTCATCGCCAGGAGATGCTATAAGCTGCGGTATCTCAATGCCCGAGGCTGCGAAGCTGTGAGCGATGACTCCATCACGGTTCTGGCCAGATCCTGTCCGCGGCTGAGAGCTTTGGACATTGGGAAGTGCGATGTGAGCGACGCGGGACTGCGAGCCCTGGCCGAAAGCTGTCCCAATCTAAAGAAGCTCAGCCTGCGCAGCTGCGATATGATCACGGATCGCGGGGTGCAGTGCATCGCCTACTACTGCAGGGGATTGCAGCAACTCAATATCCAGGACTGCCCGGTGTCCATCGAGGGTTATCGGGCGGTCAAGAAGTACTGCAAGCGCTGCATCATCGAGCACACCAATCCGGGATTCTGTTGA
- the LOC108014586 gene encoding uncharacterized protein — protein sequence MAQEPKWKKAYDRLIREHYDDEKQVHLLQRQLRHFRSKRQRLQNQIEEESKGMDVWMDMMDNLRRGLDRFQKHKHLLTPKKKKQLRRIIRQLPNDTLEERVRLMEVSEKLVPKPCKEAKAPTGKVPEEQVTARYSVPLQKPCDPTKQPSVDKRLSRINADLQALRRIHEQTMSVVADIRSLMATINYLERGHCSNIKITPYVEEATKDKDSQPSMKATIKLDRLRRTKHKTHYTRELMDIRPPYILDHVPQLKPPHIFDFLEKKTKKPHTH from the coding sequence ATGGCTCAGGAACCCAAATGGAAGAAGGCCTACGATCGACTGATCCGTGAGCACTACGATGACGAGAAGCAGGTGCACTTGCTGCAGCGCCAACTGCGGCATTTCCGGTCCAAACGGCAACGCCTGCAGAACCAAATCGAGGAGGAGAGCAAGGGCATGGACGTCTGGATGGACATGATGGACAACCTGCGCCGCGGCTTGGACCGCTTTCAGAAGCACAAGCACCTCCTCACTCccaagaagaagaagcagtTGCGGCGGATTATCCGTCAGCTGCCCAATGACACTTTGGAGGAGCGTGTGCGTCTGATGGAGGTTTCGGAGAAGTTGGTGCCCAAACCATGTAAGGAGGCCAAGGCTCCCACTGGAAAAGTTCCAGAAGAGCAGGTCACCGCCAGATATTCCGTGCCCCTGCAGAAACCCTGTGATCCCACGAAGCAGCCTTCGGTGGATAAGCGGCTCTCCAGGATTAATGCCGATCTGCAAGCCCTTCGTCGGATCCACGAACAGACTATGTCCGTCGTGGCAGATATACGTTCCCTAATGGCCACCATTAACTATTTGGAGAGGGGTCACTGCTCCAACATTAAGATCACTCCCTATGTGGAGGAGGCGACAAAAGACAAGGATTCCCAGCCTTCCATGAAGGCCACCATCAAATTGGATCGTCTGCGAAGAACCAAGCACAAAACGCACTACACCCGCGAACTCATGGACATTCGTCCTCCATACATCCTTGATCATGTGCCGCAACTCAAGCCCCCTCACATTTTTGACTTCCTCGagaagaaaaccaaaaaaccacacacacactaa
- the blp gene encoding mitochondrial import inner membrane translocase subunit Tim16, with amino-acid sequence MAKYIAQIIVLGAQAVGRAFTKALRQEIAASQEAARRAGGGKQGDKSAESNLRTGMTLEEAKQILNIDDPKNVEAITKNYEHLFQVNERSNGGSFYIQSKVFRAKERLDHEIKAQQAKQPKQEATEAETTGEEPQSRARQRR; translated from the exons ATGGCCAAGTACATTGCCCAGATCATCGTGCTGGGCGCCCAGGCGGTGGGAAGAGCTTTCACCAAGGCGCTGCGGCAGGAAATCGCTGCCTCCCAAGAAGCGGCTCGTCGAGCAGGCGGTGGCAAGCAGGGCGACAAGAGCGCCGAGTCCAACCTGCGCACAG GCATGACGCTGGAGGAGGCCAAGCAAATCCTCAACATAGATGACCCCAAGAACGTGGAGGCCATTACCAAGAACTATGAGCACTTGTTCCAGGTGAACGAGCGCTCCAACGGCGGTTCCTTCTACATCCAATCGAAGGTTTTCCGGGCCAAGGAGCGACTTGACCACGAAATCAAAGCCCAGCAGGCAAAGCAACCGAAGCAGGAAGCGACGGAAGCGGAAACGACGGGGGAGGAGCCTCAAAGCAGGGCGAGGCAGCGACGCTGA